From one Candidatus Tectomicrobia bacterium genomic stretch:
- the recA gene encoding recombinase RecA, which translates to MNQKNGTPPAGAPGAQDPKERERREKAVEMAFSQINRQFGKGSIMRLGEGPELGPIPVISTGAVSLDAALGIGGVPRGRIMEIFGPESSGKTTIALQIIAQAQRNGGMAAFIDAEHALDPIYAKALGVQTDNLIVSQPDTGEQALEIAEILTSSGAVDVVVIDSVAALVPKAELEGEMGDQHVGLQARLMSQALRKLGGVVHRSNACFIFINQIRMKIGVMFGNPETTSGGNALKFYASIRLDVRRVASIKEGEENVGNRTRVRVVKNKLSPPFRTAEFDIMFGAGISREGDVLDLAVDKGVVQKTGAWYTFGDERIGQGRENVKKFLKDTPEIFAEIERQVRTAMGIGAPPAAGIATAAPKPAAAKPSTPQ; encoded by the coding sequence ATGAACCAGAAGAACGGAACCCCTCCCGCGGGCGCGCCCGGCGCGCAGGATCCCAAGGAGCGCGAGCGCCGCGAGAAGGCGGTCGAGATGGCCTTCAGCCAGATCAACCGCCAGTTCGGCAAGGGCTCGATCATGCGCCTGGGCGAGGGGCCGGAGCTGGGCCCGATCCCGGTGATCTCGACGGGCGCCGTCTCGCTCGACGCGGCGCTGGGCATCGGCGGGGTGCCGCGCGGCCGCATCATGGAGATCTTCGGCCCGGAGTCCTCCGGGAAGACCACCATTGCCCTACAGATCATCGCCCAGGCCCAGCGCAACGGCGGCATGGCGGCCTTCATCGACGCCGAGCACGCCCTCGATCCCATCTACGCCAAGGCGCTCGGGGTCCAGACCGACAACCTCATCGTCTCCCAGCCCGACACCGGGGAGCAGGCCCTCGAGATCGCCGAGATCCTCACGAGCAGCGGCGCGGTGGACGTGGTCGTGATCGACTCCGTCGCGGCCCTCGTCCCCAAGGCGGAGCTCGAGGGCGAGATGGGCGATCAGCACGTGGGCCTCCAGGCCCGTCTCATGAGCCAGGCCCTGCGCAAGCTGGGCGGCGTGGTGCACCGCAGCAACGCCTGCTTCATCTTCATCAACCAGATCCGCATGAAGATCGGCGTCATGTTCGGCAACCCGGAGACCACCTCGGGCGGCAACGCCCTCAAGTTCTACGCCTCCATCCGGCTGGACGTCCGCCGCGTCGCCTCCATCAAGGAAGGGGAGGAGAACGTGGGCAACCGCACCCGGGTCCGCGTGGTCAAGAACAAGCTCTCGCCCCCCTTCCGGACGGCCGAGTTCGACATCATGTTCGGCGCGGGCATCTCCCGGGAGGGCGACGTGCTCGACCTCGCGGTGGACAAGGGCGTGGTCCAGAAGACCGGCGCCTGGTACACCTTCGGCGATGAGCGCATCGGCCAGGGCCGCGAGAACGTGAAGAAGTTCCTCAAGGACACGCCCGAGATCTTCGCCGAAATCGAACGCCAGGTGCGGACGGCGATGGGCATCGGCGCCCCCCCTGCGGCCGGGATAGCCACGGCGGCGCCCAAGCCGGCGGCCGCCAAGCCCTCGACCCCCCAGTAG